In Mycobacterium gallinarum, a single window of DNA contains:
- a CDS encoding serine hydrolase domain-containing protein, with protein MVTRCAGATRKQQLAIRLVAVALLLGGCSSAHEPAPGTHDRTEATAAYAPDESAARSQDVLNRAIKLDEPGCSAAVGVDGNVVWKGVRGLADLKTGAEITDSTVFDIASVSKQFTATAVLLLVDAGQLSLDDTLASLVPGLPAWAETVTVGQVMHQTSGIPDYIGLLEDAGYQYSDRTTQEQALQILAEVQDLEFEPGDQFEYSNSNYLLLADIVQRVSGQPLPAYLSTQVFKPLDLAMVMDAGNSIPGKALSYGFDEDTSEYTVWNSAWEQVGDGAVETTPTQLVRWADNYRTGKLGGRRLLDEQVEGAADTGSGDGDRYGAGIFVYPDGSLDHDGSWAGFVSAFRVSADRHTSIAVTCNTDTQDPVAIADELQDIWE; from the coding sequence ATGGTGACTCGTTGCGCCGGGGCAACCCGCAAGCAACAGCTGGCGATTCGCCTTGTCGCCGTTGCACTTCTCCTCGGGGGGTGCAGCAGCGCACACGAGCCGGCACCGGGAACCCACGACAGGACCGAGGCCACCGCGGCGTACGCGCCGGACGAATCCGCGGCCCGCAGCCAGGACGTGCTCAACCGCGCCATCAAGCTTGACGAGCCCGGCTGCTCCGCCGCGGTCGGTGTCGACGGCAACGTGGTTTGGAAAGGGGTCCGTGGTCTCGCCGATCTGAAAACCGGCGCCGAGATAACCGACAGCACAGTCTTCGACATCGCTTCTGTGTCCAAGCAATTCACCGCCACCGCGGTCCTGTTGTTGGTGGACGCGGGCCAGCTCTCGCTCGACGACACCCTGGCCTCCCTGGTGCCGGGGCTCCCCGCGTGGGCCGAAACGGTGACCGTCGGACAAGTCATGCATCAAACGAGCGGAATCCCGGACTACATCGGACTGCTGGAGGATGCCGGCTATCAGTACAGCGACCGCACGACGCAGGAGCAGGCACTGCAGATCCTAGCCGAGGTACAGGATTTGGAGTTCGAGCCCGGCGATCAGTTCGAATACTCGAACTCCAACTATCTGTTGCTGGCCGACATCGTCCAGCGGGTTTCCGGCCAACCGTTACCCGCCTACCTGAGCACGCAGGTCTTCAAGCCGCTCGATCTAGCCATGGTGATGGACGCCGGCAACTCGATCCCGGGCAAGGCCCTGTCCTACGGGTTCGACGAGGACACCTCCGAGTACACCGTCTGGAATTCCGCATGGGAGCAGGTCGGTGACGGCGCCGTCGAAACCACACCCACCCAACTCGTGCGGTGGGCCGATAACTATCGGACCGGAAAGTTGGGCGGCCGGCGCCTCCTCGACGAGCAGGTCGAAGGGGCCGCAGACACCGGATCCGGCGACGGCGATCGTTACGGCGCCGGCATCTTCGTGTACCCCGACGGCAGCCTCGACCACGACGGCTCATGGGCTGGATTCGTCAGTGCGTTCCGCGTCAGCGCGGATCGACACACATCCATCGCTGTCACCTGCAACACC